caaaatgaagctcaaagtgggCACGGTGGCTCCAgccgtcgccatcttggcagtgcctgcAGTAGGCTAATAcaaaaatgggcaaagaggtgGAGCATGGATGGAGCTGAGGCGGGCTGAATGTGGCCTACAGTCTATGCTTGCCTCCGGTGATGGCAGCCTacctgtcactcaaagcagaaCCTCTTAATTATATAAAATGCAATGCCTTAATATAATTGAAAGTTATTATAAGTACGGGTTTATGAGTTATGGGGGGAGGAACTGCTGCTGTTGGCACTTCCACATTGTCATCATTTTTCAGCACAGGAGGCTGCTACTTTGGAGTAACTGATCATATATTTTGCAGGTGCATTTTTGATTCCCTACGTGATCCTGCTGGTGCTGGAAGGAATGCCTCTCCTGCTGCTGGAGTTTGCCATCGGCCAGCGTCTCAGGAAAGGCAGCGTGGGAGTGTGGAGGGCCATCAGCCCTTATCTGACTGGTGTTGGTATGTAATATAGGCTCTGAAAAGATTTGTCcaaggcaaaaaaaagcaacacaaagcACCACAGCAACACAAAGCCGATAATGAATATCTGTAAGTGTAACATCAGTTAATGATTCTGTCCTACTCAGGTGTAGCCTCCATGCTGGTGTCCTTATTGATTGGACTGTACTACAACACCTTAATAGCCTGGATCTTGTGGTATCTCTTCAATTCCTTTCAAAGCCCACTGCCTTGGGCTCAGTGTCCTCTCAATGACAATGGGACAGGTATTTAAATATAAAGAGATTGTTATTAAGAACCCAAACTCTACTCATGATTAAAACACTTGAAGGACTGTTTCTAGCCCTTTCAGGATTTGTACCAGAGTGTCAACAAAGCTCCACTGTGGATTACTATTTTTACCGAGTGACTCTGAATAGTTCAGCTTCCATTGTGGACTCTGGAGGAATCCACTGGCCCATTGTACTCTGCCTGCTAGCTGCCTGGACAGTCATGTGTGTCTGCTACATACGGGGGATCGGCACTTCAGGCAAGGTCTGTCAAACCTTTACACAAACAACAGGTTTTTCTGAATCACCACCGACCAATTATTTCACAATTTGCTTTTCTTGTCATGACCTCAGGCAGTGTATGTCACCGCCATCCTGCCTTACATAGTGCTGGCCATCTTCCTGATCCGAGGACTGactcttaaaggtgccctgAGCGGAATAAAGTTCCTTTTCACACCAGAGGTCTGTCAAACCTTTACACAAACAGATTTTTCTGGCcaattatttcatgttttgcttTGACATTTCCGAACGCCTTcatacagttgcttaataaaagcgggctttccacacaaacaaacaaacgtgtcaatagtatgaggaaaaatattttaactgtgtcgggctcgggtcgggctcggacttaaatatcttaatgcttgtcgggctcgggccaggtttggttactgctctgtcggacgcgggccgggctcggacagaaaaatgtggccCGATCCGCAGTCTAATGTGGATCCAATGTGTTGTCATTAaatagaattcctcatgggggcgacagaaactaggcaatgtagctttaagtaacATAATCACTagtttgacaacacatgcacagcattagtgaaaatgctgtaaatagagaaaaacaaccaaattCAGAAACACTCTGCAAGAAGCTCATATGATAAAGGAACTGTTTCCAGGGACACTAAAAAAGTGATGCACATGGCTAAAATGAACCTAGCGTTAGCCTTTTGCTTGTTTTTAGCCTGCCGATTCAGATATTAAAAAATACACGATTCATTGTGGAACAGAACATTATGTTAGCTACCTATAACGTTAATAGTTACTTACAGAACCCGTAATAGAGGACAAGCCAGGTTAACTACTGGTAAGTTTGCTGATATGAATAATAAAATGACCTGCTTAACAACTAAGTAACTGCTGCCCATTCTTTCATTACATAAAGGGTCAGTTAGGTTAGCAGCAGATATCTGCAAATATATCTGAATCAGATGTTCACAATacaccaaaaacaaacaaacattttagcTGATTTTCCAACACCACTGATGGATAGTTGACTTCAGCTGCATCTCGTAACCCTTATTTGATAggtcctcgactcctcggttgaaccggaagttgttctgtccctccttggTAAAGGCTGtgtcaaagctcttatttctgccccgaggaccgaggagcgagcatcgaggagcgagcatcgaggagctataggcgaggatacacaAGAGCAGGCTTCccagaagccgtgcagctgaaggagttactaactccgcccaaacagccgacgtattcatgtgacgcttcagaggaaaggacgtctaatccctctaaaacacatttgctcattGCCTGCATTGACAAGAGGAGGACtagaggaggcaatttaagggcTATGAGATAGGCACCCATAggcagtatataagaatggaccaacagatcccgtagctctggacggagaccagtgaaggccattagaagcacttttccggtgatggctgagcgttactgcgcagcttccaactgagagagacgacgtagatgtgccgtgagcaacgtgtctgaaagttgtaagtcttctggtagctgtgccaagagaaatctcaatcattcccaatcttgcagagacggagagcgtaggtatatgtaaggagataacataggaacaggctaattattgctaactaaaatgctagttaacattagtaattaaacttaaacagctaatgtgagacgaaactgcctgcgagcttctcctgtactatacggtaattcctctactatgcgacagtaagtcgcgtggttatgacacaatcgttagcctatttttacaaaaacgtctgctatggagccataatgtgaggtacaaggtaatggagccttttatacattgtcgtgtttctttagaaataaacaatggacaaatagagtctttaaacgcttcagatgtaaagttattcgctgtcaaagtggtgtcaaaatgaatggcagtcaatggaatgctaacaggaggtgatggcttattagcatcaaaatggcgccataggaggttcgcggttcgagaagaagcttacccccttggatgCACCGTTCATGAGCCAAACATTTTGCATGCGCATCATTTTTTTGTGTCCCCTGGAAACATTTCCGTTGTTGAGTAAGCTTCTTGCAGCACAGTTCTGTATTTGGTTCTGTTTTCTCTATTTgcagtgttttctttctgtgtgttgtcAAATTGGTGTTTGACAAAGGTggcaaagatgttttttttgtttgttttttgcagttttttgtgCTCTCAAGACAAGCGTACAGATGAATTGATTGTCTGATTCTTGTAATAAAGTGCATTGTTTTTGTGGACGTGTTTCAGGAGTAACGTGTGCTGTCGCATTCGTCATCTCCCTCCTGTTTGCGCAGCATTCAGGGATTTATTGGGTAACTCTCTTCGACAACTTTGCTGGATCTGTTCCACTTCTGACTATTGGACTGATTGAGATGATAGCTGTTGTATACATCTACGGCATAGACAGGTtagtatttaaagctaatgtattGCTTAATGTGGTATTTTATGAAAGTGCCTACACCTAAATTTCCATATTAGCAGCCATACATCTGCAGTCTGTTCTAAAAAGAGTGAAGCT
Above is a window of Sander vitreus isolate 19-12246 chromosome 14, sanVit1, whole genome shotgun sequence DNA encoding:
- the LOC144529317 gene encoding sodium-dependent neutral amino acid transporter B(0)AT1-like, encoding MRLVLPNPGLDDRIPSYEDLDRMEKEEAGDRPKWDNKAQYILTCVGLCIGIGNVWRFPYLCQSHGGGAFLIPYVILLVLEGMPLLLLEFAIGQRLRKGSVGVWRAISPYLTGVGVASMLVSLLIGLYYNTLIAWILWYLFNSFQSPLPWAQCPLNDNGTGFVPECQQSSTVDYYFYRVTLNSSASIVDSGGIHWPIVLCLLAAWTVMCVCYIRGIGTSGKAVYVTAILPYIVLAIFLIRGLTLKGALSGIKFLFTPEVLDSSVEPEVVLSLLVHCFCGRVSGVTCAVAFVISLLFAQHSGIYWVTLFDNFAGSVPLLTIGLIEMIAVVYIYGIDRFNEDLEFMVGHKPSIFWQVTWRFISPLIVLVILVFYLVTRVQEELTYLVWDPNSVEFPSLASVPYPSWIYVIIFLLAGVSSLTVPVYALCRLVFLCFKKKNSIQR